The following coding sequences lie in one Alosa sapidissima isolate fAloSap1 chromosome 15, fAloSap1.pri, whole genome shotgun sequence genomic window:
- the LOC121683814 gene encoding integrin-linked kinase-associated serine/threonine phosphatase 2C isoform X2 — protein MFIACIPPKCTRILTFALFCLTCYDPYVLCTVWPGQARLKAYVAARRGEREEMQDAHVLLPDMSSIISSLPSQVSRLAYFAVFDGHGGARASRFAAEHLHHTLVTKFPKGDVENLDKLIKKCLLDTFRQTDEDFLKKASSQKPAWKDGSTATCVLVVDDVLYVANLGDSRAVLCRSEHREDGGEKKCVTLALSKEHNPTIYEERMRIQRSGGTVRDGRVLGVLEVSRSIGDGQYKRCGVISTPDLRRCQLSASDRFVILACDGLFKVFSPEEAVKYVLNILEDTSVAVEKKEGQTEREAHHDAACQRLASEAVRRGCADNVTVILVSIEF, from the exons atgttcaTTGCATGTATCCCTCCCAAGTGTACAAGAATACTGACATTTGCCCTGTTCTGCTTGACCTGTTATGACCCTTATGTGTTGTGCACTGTTTGGCCAGGTCAAGCCAGGCTAAAGGCATATGTAGCTGCACGCAGAGGTGAGCGGGAGGAGATGCAGGATGCTCACGTACTCCTGCCGGATATGAGCAGCATCATATCTTCACTACCATCCCAAGT TTCTCGTCTGGCCTACTTTGCGGTTTTTGATGGTCATGGCGGAGCAAGGGCCTCCCGATTCGCTGCAGAGCATCTGCATCACACCCTGGTCACCAAGTTCCCCAAAG GTGATGTGGAGAACTTGGACAAGCTAATAAAAAAGTGTCTACTAGATACTTTCCGTCAGACAGATGAGGACTTCCTGAAGAAAGCCTCAAGCCA GAAACCAGCGTGGAAGGACGGCTCGACAGCCACATGTGTGCTGGTGGTGGATGATGTGCTATATGTGGCCAACCTCGGGGACAGCAGG GCTGTTCTATGTCGTTCAGAGCACAGGGAGGACGGCGGGGAGAAGAAGTGTGTCACCCTGGCCCTCAGCAAAGAACACAACCCCACCATTTATGAGGAGCGGATGAGGATACAGAGGTCAGGGGGgacagtcag agatggTCGCGTGTTGGGGGTCCTGGAGGTGTCGCGCTCCATAGGGGACGGCCAGTACAAACGCTGTGGAGTCATCTCCACACCAGACCTCAGACGCTGCCAACTTAGTGCAAGTGATCG GTTTGTGATTTTGGCCTGTGATGGCCTCTTTAAGGTCTTCTCGCCAGAGGAAGCTGTTAAATATGTACTCAACATCCTGGAG GACACATCGGTTGCcgtggagaagaaggaggggCAGACGGAGAGGGAGGCCCACCATGACGCCGCTTGTCAACGGTTGGCCAGTGAGGCTGTGCGGCGCGGCTGTGCAGATAATGTCACTGTGATCCTGGTGTCCATTGAATTCTGA
- the LOC121683814 gene encoding integrin-linked kinase-associated serine/threonine phosphatase 2C isoform X1 — protein sequence MDLFGDLPEPTQVVTGKEPTQSPEESRGEKRKHDEGLEKEVTVEKNEEEKKVCKGQARLKAYVAARRGEREEMQDAHVLLPDMSSIISSLPSQVSRLAYFAVFDGHGGARASRFAAEHLHHTLVTKFPKGDVENLDKLIKKCLLDTFRQTDEDFLKKASSQKPAWKDGSTATCVLVVDDVLYVANLGDSRAVLCRSEHREDGGEKKCVTLALSKEHNPTIYEERMRIQRSGGTVRDGRVLGVLEVSRSIGDGQYKRCGVISTPDLRRCQLSASDRFVILACDGLFKVFSPEEAVKYVLNILEDTSVAVEKKEGQTEREAHHDAACQRLASEAVRRGCADNVTVILVSIEF from the exons ATGGATCTCTTCGGTGATCTGCCTGAACCAACCCAGGTGGTTACAG GTAAGGAGCCAACCCAGTCACCTGAAGAGAGCAGAGGTGAGAAGAGGAAACACGATGAGGGGCTCGAAAAAGAGGTGACGGTGGAAAAGAatgaagaggaaaagaaagttTGTAAAG GTCAAGCCAGGCTAAAGGCATATGTAGCTGCACGCAGAGGTGAGCGGGAGGAGATGCAGGATGCTCACGTACTCCTGCCGGATATGAGCAGCATCATATCTTCACTACCATCCCAAGT TTCTCGTCTGGCCTACTTTGCGGTTTTTGATGGTCATGGCGGAGCAAGGGCCTCCCGATTCGCTGCAGAGCATCTGCATCACACCCTGGTCACCAAGTTCCCCAAAG GTGATGTGGAGAACTTGGACAAGCTAATAAAAAAGTGTCTACTAGATACTTTCCGTCAGACAGATGAGGACTTCCTGAAGAAAGCCTCAAGCCA GAAACCAGCGTGGAAGGACGGCTCGACAGCCACATGTGTGCTGGTGGTGGATGATGTGCTATATGTGGCCAACCTCGGGGACAGCAGG GCTGTTCTATGTCGTTCAGAGCACAGGGAGGACGGCGGGGAGAAGAAGTGTGTCACCCTGGCCCTCAGCAAAGAACACAACCCCACCATTTATGAGGAGCGGATGAGGATACAGAGGTCAGGGGGgacagtcag agatggTCGCGTGTTGGGGGTCCTGGAGGTGTCGCGCTCCATAGGGGACGGCCAGTACAAACGCTGTGGAGTCATCTCCACACCAGACCTCAGACGCTGCCAACTTAGTGCAAGTGATCG GTTTGTGATTTTGGCCTGTGATGGCCTCTTTAAGGTCTTCTCGCCAGAGGAAGCTGTTAAATATGTACTCAACATCCTGGAG GACACATCGGTTGCcgtggagaagaaggaggggCAGACGGAGAGGGAGGCCCACCATGACGCCGCTTGTCAACGGTTGGCCAGTGAGGCTGTGCGGCGCGGCTGTGCAGATAATGTCACTGTGATCCTGGTGTCCATTGAATTCTGA